A window from Podospora bellae-mahoneyi strain CBS 112042 chromosome 1 map unlocalized CBS112042p_1, whole genome shotgun sequence encodes these proteins:
- the MEC1 gene encoding serine/threonine-protein kinase M1 (BUSCO:EOG092600SD; COG:B; COG:D; COG:L; COG:T; EggNog:ENOG503NVRB), producing MTPDSRGRTARPTQHGFSNNTLPHGAPPPSTLAAQIVENISSTSRKSHLSDASTEELKHLQSLVENYNGKSEDIKTPAEQVEYNHLLVYMIGSVSLKVLYWDDPFSTQEKLHEGAIAAFGFLRTTLMETPSVLKCATDGTKYLNMGEEPLWLWIFPRLLKILAHRRARAITGQVEALFDYILELVEDNVGIWDLGLPLMQYFRATLDSILDIFDPNSSTTRTSPLQIELPPSAFLKSVSETPILNCTFPLQGEENAIHFATSLLSIIQRAIIPGPEANISVLYGNHTIWVLDLFQPLSLLVATLPVPSETRVSKIVQMSLEVAEAYNELGATDAIFKHKANATLALVCNNVIKNPQQLLTQDDEGVDARRVMCLAFVHLAKAAIAHAPTSSLISCGLFGISKVLTMENAVIGADTDFSRAVELLAQATVNPAFKGFTAELQAGNFVDAALKQQVEKLLAKNNLPQASSQPPPKRRKTDSSSVASGVLGDIHGQLCQLLETDPEMDLGDILNHLADAYPQLSEADQCWLIELISRLFCAADNTLTVHKHSTSSTLKFRCLYCFGTSNMTPVSGYDADIKNLALSSFSKLILLQEFVESRRPRIFAMIALRRIARHVPNGEFWDNGKSAPGKWCLQSLSSSIRELRIAAGRALPIFLANFSATEVDNSVIKRNTARTIGLLKSISDQNVISLQETCIMAWGQVGRVVADTELNLVLVKLVEYLGHHNMMVSTVAFNEIMNLAESHDVTIASLFRPFWPSLAFSVVKDLVSRPQTTQLVAELLQISVHNLLKMLQKHALPWLVLGKKREVIQKIAEARGEKDCWQPCVDAENLPSILALLLVQDVPNVESYAMELLQHTSAHLNKSPLVDLLRTGPMMIALELFKYAAAANDDRKPQVRTALVTMANLITGTPKDKKMSKTDVIGRFLQPYALGVATRLVENINDSHNVHPPPQERKLCIRAMEVMIRVCSSYASIARTQISACLVTALAHDELRSAAFSCWASMLTCMEDTDLEALLEATFYLIRFYYSSCDEETKQFLKSLLQDLLSKNRQIIMEYSIKLPSLGEIDELRDISEEVEGLRPRLTIKETFAVFSQRLAHENPGVVEYALTELVPYLEKHQEYLQTSAISERPDAILTTLTRSILDCSVKYNGWQPSITRSCAEALGLIGCLDSNRLETTREQQHIVVIHNFEDASETTDFVAFVLENVLVKAFQSTTDTKFQGYLSYAMQVLLERTDFKVAFQMAGEGESEPVYRRWLAFAESTRETLIPLLSSSFLLAPLPKQSTEYPIFKPGKKSYSAWLKAIVFDLLRCTQNAFSEMIFEPLCRLIKVKDLTVTEFLLPFVVMHVILGQPDSSVFSPKIKAELLAILKYHPPSTASYVEKEQTKLYYQAVFRIIDYFKRWLQIRKLKATTPRAQKQVAWVEDVLDSLDPKLLSQRAVDCGEYARALYFLEPHLENLDKKKPQEVRQVDEDYRLRDTLQNIYTQIDDPDGLEGVSAHLGTVTLDQQALNHRKAGRWTAAQTWYEIRLAESPEDTDIQVDLLTCLKESGQHDVLLNYVEGMKRSPATVNRIAPFAVEASWATGRWETLEKYLGLYNAGDVSEVFDLGVGQALLSLKKRDMGGFKEHIQILRDKVAGSMTYSATSSLRACHEAMLRCHVLSDLEMIASNKALEGDNQAVLATLDRRLQVLGAYVGDKQYLLGVRRAAMELMRPKYGNEDISALWLLSGKLARKAGSMHQSFNAVLHAQQLGDASAIIENARLLYKDGHHRKAIQILEMAIKENSFVDKAVGPVPPSSARSQESHRNMLTATAQLLLAKWLDSTGQTHAGALRAQYQQAAKTHSRWEKGHYYLGRHYKKLLESEKGLDPEQQSDEYITGETAKLVIENYLRSLNFGSKYISQTFPRILTLFLELGSQVNKTPDGKVTFSRELYQRRRDILTELCAKFHKQLETMPAYICYTSLPQITARIGHPNPDVFKVLEDMIVRVVNAYPRQALWNIFPFMANPSRQPNDRQRRAIKILNTIKTSSPDIKAFLRAGEKLAEQLLVACNNGHFQSNRTTTASITRDLFFNHKCTPCPLVVPVETSLTATLPTLTDNVRRHKPFSRDAVTIEAFLDHVLVLGSLAKPRKLTARGSDGKLYGLLIKPKDDLRTDQRLMEFNSLINRSLKRDVESSRRQLYIRTYAVTPLNEECGIIEWVDGLKTLREILLSIYRGRNISPNYTQLAQLMKQACAGDNNTHIYTETIIGMFPPVLGEWFVSQFPNPSSWFAARLKYTRSCAVMSMVGTILGLGDRHGENVLLEEGNGGVFHVDFNCLFDKGRTFTQPECVPFRLTHNMQYAMGVYRYEGPFRHCSELTLRILRQQEETLMSILEAFIYDPTLDLQRGSKRTKEVVKLNPTSVVASIKRKVEGLLPEESIPLGVEGQVDMLIKEATNPRNLAAMYIGWCPFL from the exons ATGACACCCGACTCGCGCGGCAGGACTGCCCGGCCCACACAGCATGGATTTAGCAACAATACGCTCCCCCATGGAGCGCCCCCTCCATCGACCCTCGCTGCCCAGATCGTAGAGAACATCTCGTCGACATCGCGAAAGTCGCACTTGAGCGACGCTTCGACCGAAGAACTGAAGCATCTTCAGAGTCTCGTGGAAAATTACAACGGCAAATCCGAAGACATCAAGACACCAGCAGAGCAAGTCGAGTACAATCATCTACTGGTGTACATGATCGGATCTGTCTCTCTCAAAGTCCTTTACTGGGACGACCCATTTTCAACCCAAGAGAAACTACACGAAGGCGCCATTGCAGCTTTCGGCTTCCTAAGAACCACTTTAATGGAGACGCCTTCCGTCTTGAAGTGCGCCACCGACGGGACGAAATACCTAAATATGGGCGAGGAGCCTCTGTGGCTATGGATATTTCCACGACTGCTCAAGATACTGGCACATAGGAGGGCGCGGGCTATCACTGGTCAAGTTGAAGCACTCTTCGATTACATCCTGGAGCTTGTAGAGGATAATGTGGGAATTTGGGACCTCGGTTTGCCGCTTATGCAGTACTTCCGTGCAACCCTTGACA GTATTCTTGACATTTTTGACCCTAATTCCTCGACGACCAGAACTTCTCCTCTCCAAATCGAGCTGCCCCCAAGCGCATTTTTGAAATCAGTCTCTGAAACCCCGATCTTGAATTGCACATTCCCTCTCCAGGGTGAAGAAAATGCTATCCACTTTGCTACCAGCCTTCTTTCAATCATCCAACGCGCCATCATTCCCGGGCCTGAGGCCAATATCTCTGTTCTTTACGGCAATCATACCATCTGGGTCTTGGATCTTTTCCAGCCGCTCAGTCTCCTCGTGGCAACTTTGCCAGTCCCCTCGGAGACTAGGGTTTCGAAAATTGTTCAGATGTCTCTCGAGGTGGCAGAGGCATACAACGAACTTGGCGCCACGGATGCAATCTTCAAGCACAAGGCTAATGCCACTCTTGCTTTAGTATGCAACAACGTGATCAAAAATCCCCAACAACTACTCACCCAAGACGATGAAGGAGTAGATGCAAGGCGCGTGATGTGTCTTGCTTTTGTTCATCTAGCGAAAGCTGCCATTGCTCATGCACCAACATCAAGTCTTATCTCTTGTGGTCTTTTTGGGATTTCAAAAGTACTGACGATGGAGAATGCTGTCATTGGAGCTGATACGGATTTCTCA CGAGCTGTCGAGCTTTTGGCGCAAGCAACCGTAAACCCAGCTTTCAAGGGCTTTACTGCTGAACTTCAAGCGGGCAACTTTGTGGATGCAGCACTGAAGCAACAGGTAGAAAAGCTTTTGGCCAAGAACAATCTGCCACAAGCATcctcacaacctccaccgaAACGTAGGAAAACAGACTCTTCATCAGTGGCGTCCGGAGTTCTGGGTGATATTCATGGGCAACTCTGCCAGCTACTCGAGACAGATCCGGAAATGGACCTCGGAGATATCTTGAACCATTTAGCGGACGCCTACCCTCAGCTTAGCGAGGCCGATCAGTGCTGGCTTATTGAACTTATATCACGTCTGTTCTGCGCGGCAGATAATACATTGACAGTTCACAAGCACAGCACTTCCTCGACTCTCAAATTCCGGTGTTTGTATTGCTTTGGTACCAGCAATATGACGCCGGTCTCAGGTTATGATGCGGATATCAAGAACCTCGCACTAAGCTCTTTCAGTAAATTAATTCTGTTGCAAGAATTTGTCGAATCCAGGCGGCCTCGTATCTTTGCGATGATAGCTCTTCGACGAATAGCTAGGCACGTACCGAATGGGGAGTTTTGGGACAATGGAAAGTCGGCTCCTGGGAAGTGGTGCCTACAATCTCTGAGCAGCTCGATCAGAGAGCTTCGTATTGCTGCTGGACGGGCGTTGCCCATTTTTCTTGCCAATTTCTCAGCCACCGAGGTGGATAACAGCGTTATCAAAAGAAACACGGCCCGTACTATCGGACTTCTCAAATCAATATCTGACCAAAACGTCATCTCCTTGCAGGAAACTTGCATCATGGCATGGGGCCAAGTTGGGCGAGTGGTGGCGGACACGGAGTTgaacctcgtcctcgtcaaacTGGTCGAGTATCTCGGGCACCACAACATGATGGTATCAACCGTTGCGTTCAACGAGATTATGAACCTCGCGGAATCTCATGATGTGACGATTGCCAGCCTCTTCCGGCCTTTCTGGCCAAGTTTGGCGTTTTCAGTCGTCAAGGACCTCGTGTCAAGGCCACAGACCACACAGCTGGTTGCTGAACTTCTTCAGATAAGTGTTCATAACCTTTTGAAGATGTTGCAAAAGCATGCGTTGCCGTGGTTGGTTCTCGGCAAAAAACGCGAGGTCATTCAAAAGATTGCTGAAGCAAGGGGTGAGAAGGACTGCTGGCAGCCTTGTGTGGATGCTGAAAACCTACCGTCTATACTTGCACTTCTCCTTGTACAAGACGTGCCGAACGTGGAATCGTACGCGATGGAGCTGCTTCAACATACATCTGCGCATCTTAACAAGTCTCCCCTGGTGGATTTACTTCGAACGGGGCCCATGATGATTGCTTTAGAGTTGTTCAAATATGCCGCCGCTGCGAACGACGATCGAAAGCCTCAG GTACGAACAGCACTTGTCACAATGGCGAACCTGATCACCGGAACGCCAAAGGACAAAAAGATGAGCAAGACAGATGTTATCGGGCGCTTTCTTCAACCCTATGCCTTGGGCGTTGCTACGCGGCTAGTCGAGAACATCAATGATTCTCACAATgtgcatcctcctccacaggaGCGAAAATTGTGCATTCGCGCAATGGAGGTAATGATTAGGGTGTGTTCTTCATACGCCAGCATTGCCCGTACCCAA ATATCGGCTTGCTTGGTGACTGCGCTGGCCCATGATGAACTCCGGTCAGCAGCCTTTTCATGTTGGGCATCCATGCTCACGTGTATGGAGGACACCGACCTGGAAGCACTACTCGAAGCGACGTTTTACCTTATCAGGTTCTACTACAGTTCCTGCGATGAAGAAACCAAACAATTCCTCAAGTCTCTGTTGCAAGATCTGCTCTCTAAGAACAGACAGATCATCATGGAGTACTCCATCAAGCTTCCCTCGCTCGGTGAAATTGATGAGCTGCGGGATATCAGTGAGGAAGTCGAAGGCCTTCGCCCACGCTTGACGATCAAGGAGACCTTTGCCGTATTCTCACAGCGTTTGGCCCATGAAAACCCCGGTGTTGTCGAGTACGCGTTGACTGAACTGGTGCCATATCTGGAGAAGCACCAGGAATATCTCCAAACCTCAGCCATTAGCGAACGTCCCGATGCTATCCTCACAACCTTGACTCGTTCAATCTTGGACTGCTCGGTCAAGTACAACGGATGGCAACCATCTATTACGCGGTCATGCGCTGAAGCTCTCGGGCTCATAGGTTGCTTGGACTCCAATCGTCTGGAAACTACACGGGAGCAGCAACACATTGTCGTCATTCACAACTTTGAGGACGCAAGCGAGACCACTGACTTTGTGGCCTTTGTGCTGGAGAATGTCCTGGTCAAAGCCTTCCAGTCGACAACCGACACCAAATTCCAGGGATACCTCTCTTATGCCATGCAGGTTCTCCTCGAGAGAACCGACTTTAAAGTTGCCTTCCAGATGGCTGGTGAAGGAGAAAGCGAGCCGGTCTATAGGAGATGGCTCGCCTTTGCGGAAAGCACTCGCGAAACCCTTATCCCGCTTTtatcttcctccttcttgctTGCGCCCTTGCCTAAGCAGTCCACTGAATACCCAATCTTCAAACCAGGGAAGAAGTCATATTCCGCATGGCTCAAAGCTATCGTGTTTGATCTGCTGCGCTGCACTCAGAACGCTTTTAGTGAGATGATCTTTGAGCCGCTGTGCCGATTGATCAAGGTCAAAGATCTCACGGTTACTGAATTTTTGCTGCCTTTTGTAGTCATGCATGTCATCCTAGGTCAACCGGACTCTTCGGTGTTCAGTCCAAAGATCAAGGCTGAGTTGTTGGCTATTCTGAAATACCACCCGCCAAGCACAGCCTCGTATGTCGAGAAGGAGCAGACAAAGCTCTATTACCAGGCGGTGTTCCGCATTATCGACTACTTCAAGAGATGGCTGCAAATTAGGAAACTGAAGGCGACCACGCCAAGGGCCCAGAAACAGGTCGCCTGGGTTGAGGATGTTCTCGACTCTCTCGATCCAAAGTTGCTTTCGCAGCGAGCTGTCGATTGCGGTGAGTATGCCAGAGCTCTTTACTTTCTGGAGCCGCACCTGGAGAATCTCGATAAGAAAAAGCCACAGGAAGTACGGCAAGTCGACGAAGACTATCGGTTGCGTGACACTCTTCAGAACATTTACACGCAAATCGACGACCCAGATGGTTTGGAAGGTGTCTCGGCTCATCTGGGTACGGTCACTTTGGACCAGCAAGCCCTCAACCATCGGAAAGCTGGCCGCTGGACAGCAGCCCAGACATGGTATGAGATTCGACTGGCGGAATCTCCCGAGGACACTGATATTCAGGTTGATCTCCTCACCTGTCTCAAAGAATCAGGCCAGCATGACGTTTTGCTCAACTACGTGGAGGGCATGAAGAGGTCTCCAGCGACGGTCAACAGGATAGCGCCCTTTGCGGTGGAAGCCTCGTGGGCCACGGGGCGGTGGGAAACACTGGAGAAGTACCTTGGGCTTTACAATGCAGGCGATGTTTCGGAGGTTTTCgatcttggggttgggcAAGCTTTGCTTtcgctgaagaagagggataTGGGGGGATTCAAGGAGCATATCCAGATTTTGCGGGACAAGGTGGCGGGGTCAATGACTTACTCGGCGACGTCGTCGTTGAGGGCTTGCCATGAGGCTATGCTGAGATGTCATGTGCTAAGCGATCTTGAGATGATTGCTAGCAATAAGGCTTTGGAAGGTGACAATCAGGCGGTTCTTGCGACGCTGGATCGGAGGTTGCAGGTGCTTGGTGCTTATGTTGGGGATAAGCAATATTTGCTTggtgtgaggagggcggctaTGGAGTTGATGAG ACCGAAATATGGCAACGAGGATATATCGGCACTCTGGCTCCTGAGCGGTAAGCTGGCGAGGAAGGCCGGCTCCATGCATCAGTCGTTCAACGCAGTGCTGCATGCTCAACAACTCGGCGATGCTTCTGCTATCATTGAGAACGCTCGTCTGCTGTACAAGGATGGACATCATCGCAAAGCTATTCAGATACTGGAGATGGCGATCAAGGAGAACTCCTTCGTCGACAAAGCAGTTGGACCCGTTCCTCCGAGCTCGGCCAGAAGCCAAGAGTCCCATCGCAATATGTTAACGGCGACAGCGCAGCTTCTTTTGGCCAAATGGCTTGATTCCACCGGCCAAACGCATGCGGGCGCATTGCGGGCACAGTATCAGCAAGCAGCCAAGACGCATTCACGCTGGGAGAAGGGTCATTACTACCTCGGACGTCATTACAAGAAGCTTCTGGAGTCAGAGAAAGGCCTGGATCCGGAGCAACAGAGTGATGAGTACATCACTGGAGAGACAGCCAAGCTCGTCATTGAGAATTATCTCCGTTCGCTCAACTTTGGGTCAAAGTACATTTCTCAAACCTTTCCCCGAATTCTGACGCTATTCCTGGAACTCGGATCTCAGGTCAACAAAACTCCAGACGGCAAGGTGACGTTTTCCAGAGAATTGTACCAGCGACGACGTGACATTCTCACTGAGCTCTGCGCAAAATTCCACAAACAACTGGAGACCATGCCTGCATATATTTGCTATACATCCTTGCCTCAAATCACTGCCCGGATAGGGCACCCAAACCCGGATGTCTTCAAAGTACTGGAGGACATGATTGTCAGGGTGGTGAACGCCTATCCTAGGCAGGCCCTCTGGAACATCTTCCCTTTCATGGCGAATCCCAGCAGACAGCCAAACGACCGCCAAAGGAGGGCAATCAAGATATTGAACACGATCAAGACGTCCAGCCCGGACATTAAGGCGTTTTTGAGAGCAGGGGAGAAGCTAGCCGAACAACTGCTCGTGGCTTGCAACAATGGACACTTTCAGAGCAACAGGACAACGACGGCGAGCATCACTAGGGATTTGTTCTTTAACCACAAGTGCACGCCTTGCCCGCTAGTCGTTCCGGTTGAGACCAGTTTGACTGCCACGTTGCCGACTTTGACAGACAATGTCAGGAGGCACAAGCCATTTTCTCGGGATGCTGTCACGATTGAGGCGTTCCTTGACCATGTCTTGGTTTTGGGGTCACTGGCAAAGCCACGGAAGTTGACAGCCCGTGGATCAGATGGCAAGCTTTATGGTCTACTGATCAAACCCAAGGATGATCTGCGTACAGACCAGCGCCTAATGGAATTTAACTCGCTCATCAATCGCTCGCTCAAACGGGACGTGGAATCCAGCCGAAGGCAGCTCTACATCAGGACATATGCTGTCACGCCCCTCAACGAAGAATGCGGCATCATCGAATGGGTCGACGGGCTGAAGACATTGCGCGAAATTTTGCTGAGCATCTATAGGGGGAGGAACATCTCGCCAAACTACACCCAGCTTGCGCAACTGATGAAGCAGGCTTGCGCCGgggacaacaacacacacatcTATACCGAGACGATCATCGGGATGTTCCCGCCCGTGTTGGGGGAGTGGTTCGTCTCGCAGTTTCCCAACCCTTCGTCTTGGTTTGCGGCGAGGCTGAAGTACACGCGGTCGTGTGCGGTCATGTCGATGGTGGGGACGATTCTCGGGTTGGGTGACCGGCACGGAGAGAATGTCTtgcttgaggaggggaacGGGGGCGTTTTCCACGTGGATTTCAACTGTCTTTTTGACAAGGGGAGGACATTTACCCAGCCCGAGTGTGTGCCGTTCAGGTTGACGCACAATATGCAGTATGCCATGGGGGTGTATCGGTATGAAGGGCCATTTAGGCACTGCAGCGAGCTGACGTTGAGAATACTCAGGCAACAGGAGGAGACGTTGATGAGTATTTTGGAGGCGTTTATTTATGATCCGACGCTGGATCTGCAGAGGGGGAGCAAGAGGACGAAGGAGGTGGTCAAGTTGAATCCTACGAGTGTGGTGGCGAGCATTaagaggaaggtggaggggttgctgcCGGAGGAGAGCATACCgctgggggtggaggggcaggtgGATATGCTGATCAAGGAGGCGACCAACCCGAGGAATTTGGCGGCGATGTATATTGGGTGGTGCCCGTTTTTGTAA
- a CDS encoding uncharacterized protein (COG:S; EggNog:ENOG503P4CW), translating into MSGYRVERATTGRAGCKDPVCKKENIKIEKGQLRFGVWVTIMEHGSWAWRHWGCVSGETISNLQEYLSKDKNGEYNWDMLDGWEELEEYPDLRQKVQRVLNQGHIDAEDFNGDPEFNVPGQKGIRPRQPRKKKNAEEEEGNGAEAAETPAKKRAAKRGRKKADEDEAEAEAETEAPVAKKAKRGGKKAAAAAVEDEDQVLADAEPAEEQEKPKKKAARGKKAVAAVKEEDEEEAAQPKRRGAARGKKAAPVYKEEEEEEEEQDEDEIVEKPKRVAPAKRGAKGKQAKEPEPQAEPESEATPEEDEEEVVEKPKRAAPAKRGARGKKAKDAEPEPEVEADAEVDAAPEEAEVEGKVAPKKRGGRKPKAKAADADGEAAPAPKKRGRKAAA; encoded by the exons ATGTCTGGTTATCGTGTTG AGAGAGCCACTACCGGCCGTGCCGGGTGCAAAGACCCCGTCTGCAAGAAGGAAAACATCAAGATTGAAAAGGGCCAGCTCCGGTTTGGAGTCTGGGTGACCATCATGGAGCATGGGAGCTGGGCCTGGCGTCATTG GGGCTGCGTCTCTGGTGAGACCATCTCCAACTTGCAGGAGTATCtcagcaaggacaagaacGGTGAATACAACTGGGATATGCTTGATGGctgggaggagttgga GGAGTACCCTGATTTGAGGCAGAAGGTCCAGAGGGTTCTTAACCAGGGACATATCGATGCTGAGGATTTCAATGGCGACCCCGAATTCAACGTACCTGGACAGAAGGGAATTCGCCCGCGTCAGCcccggaagaagaagaacgctgaggaagag GAGGGCAATGGAGCTGAGGCTGCAGAGACTCCTGCCAAGAAGCGTGCTGCTAAGCGTGGCCGCAAGAAGGCTGATGAAGACGAAGCTGAGGCTGAAGCCGAGACCGAGGCTCCTGTTGCGAAGAAGGCTAAACGTGgtggcaagaaggctgctgctgctgctgttgaagacGAGGATCAAGTTTTGGCTGATGCTGAGCCGGCTGAGGAGCAAGAGaaacccaagaagaaggctgctcgtggcaagaaggctgttgctgctgttaaggaagaggacgaagaggaagctgCGCAGCCCAAGAGAAGAGGTGCTGCTCGtggcaagaaggcggcgCCTGTTtacaaggaggaggaggaggaagaggaggagcaagacgaggatgaaaTTGTTGAGAAGCCCAAGCGTGTTGCCCCTGCCAAACGTGGAGCTAAGGGGAAACAGGCAAAGGAGCCTGAGCCGCAAGCTGAGCCAGAGTCCGAGGCGACacccgaggaggacgaggaggaggttgtcgagaAGCCGAAGCGTGCTGCTCCTGCCAAGCGTGGAGCTCGGGGcaagaaggcgaaggatGCCGAGCCTGAGCCTGAGGTTGAGGCCGATGCGGAGGTTGATGCTGCGccggaggaggccgaggttgaggggaaGGTCGCTCCCAAGAAGCGAGGAGGCCGGAagcccaaggccaaggctgccgatgccgatggtGAAGCTGCTCCTGCCCCAAAGAAACGTGGTAGAAAGgc GGCTGCCTAG
- a CDS encoding uncharacterized protein (EggNog:ENOG503P0KH; COG:S), with protein MSSRSRVEFDEREYVRDAPPPRRAPVREYDDYRDPARVPAFMLREERPNQAGQLVLRAREVETMERQRPRSPSPEIRMRERIVQRARSVSPGPRRVEEDIRIRQVERTREPSRAPSERIRYVERPRSPSPSIHERIRITDRREERRSPSPAPPPPPPQPQVIKGPTIEREVITHYRDIDHGMVVARPPSPPQRHEHRDTEIDIYTNRKGTTEVDIHKHTHSHSRGRSVERPSRPVVHAYEDDLVVSTNKHLHVDIERRRSISRGRRAHSAAPPVIDYDDEAYEIKSRIDARGKMGEAWNGITKDWTIVDVPPGTERVRMDGAGGASAEVTWQKYSGVRRAKFIPDRDEKSVVSETSTTISDARDRNRDRDIERERRLSVQIIDKDRRDRDDYEKITDRRLTISKSRTNSPAPPPPQQRRSETWTEITKDLVCREAIQEMGYEYEETEYFYYIIDFLAHEEVVRLVNLSDRIRQSRKDRAREIQYEREWRDEWEHRHHHSHSHSSSRHRLDDERVVEREIIYDSHRHPGGRQYRY; from the exons ATGTCCAGCAGAAGCCGTGTCGAGTTCGACGAGCGCGAGTACGTTCGGGacgcacctcctcctcgtcgtgCCCCCGTCCGTGAATATGACGACTACCGTGACCCCGCAAGGGTCCCCGCTTTCATGttgcgggaggagaggccaAATCAAGCCGGCCAGTTGGTGCTCAGGGCAAGAGAGGTCGAGACCATGGAGCGCCAGAGGCCGAGATCTCCCAGCCCGGAGATTCGGATGAGGGAGCGCATTGTTCAGCGGGCCAGAAGCGTCAGCCCAGGCCCAAGGCGAGTAGAGGAGGATATCCGGATCCGCCAGGTTGAAAGGACACGCGAGCCCAGCCGGGCCCCTTCGGAGAGAATTCGCTATGTTGAGAGGCCCCGTTCCCCATCGCCTTCGATCCACGAGCGCATCCGCATCACAGATCGGAGAGAAGAGCGCCGGAGCCCAAGCCCggctcctccgccgccgccgccgcagcccCAGGTCATCAAGGGCCCTACTATCGAGAGAGAGGTTATTACACATTACCGCGATATTGACCATG GCATGGTTGTAGCCCGCCCGCCGTCGCCTCCTCAGCGTCACGAGCACCGTGATACTGAGATAGACATTTATACTAATCGCAAGGGTACCACCGAGGTGGACATTCACAAGCACACCCACTCGCACAGCCGCGGCCGGTCTGTAGAGCGGCCCTCCCGTCCCGTTGTCCACGCCTACGAGGACGACCTGGTGGTCTCCACGAACAAGCACCTCCATGTGGACATTGAGCGTCGCCGGAGCATCTCCCGTGGCCGTCGCGCTCACTCGGCCGCACCCCCTGTTATCGACTACGACGACGAAGCTTACGAGATCAAGTCCCGGATTGATGCGCGCGGCAAGATGGGCGAGGCCTGGAacggcatcaccaaggaTTGGACCATCGTCGATGTGCCTCCCGGAACCGAGCGTGTGCGCATGGATGGTGCCGGTGGCGCCTCTGCTGAGGTGACATGGCAAAAGTACAGCGGTGTTCGCCGGGCCAAGTTCATCCCTGACCGTGACGAGAAGAGCGTTGTTTCCGAGACCTCCACCACTATCTCGGACGCCCGTGACCGCAACCGTGACCGCGACATTGAGCGGGAGAGGCGGTTGAGTGTGCAGATCATTGACAAGGACCGCCGGGATCGTGACGATTATGAGAAGATTACCGATCGCCGTCTCACCATTTCCAAGTCGAGAACGAACTCTCCTGCGccgcctcccccccagcagcgTCGCAGTGAGACCTGGACTGAGATCACCAAGGACTTGGTTTGCCGGGAGGCTATTCAAGAGATGGGCTATGAGTATGAGGAGACCGAGTACTTTTACTACATTATCGACTTTTTGGCTCAC gaggaggttgtccgTCTTGTGAACCTCTCGGACCGCATCCGCCAGTCCCGCAAGGACCGCGCCAGAGAGATCCAGTACGAGCGCGAGTGGCGCGATGAGTGGGagcaccgtcaccaccacagccacagccacagcagcagcagacacCGTCTGGATGACGAGCGCGTGGTCGAGCGTGAGATCATCTACGACAGCCACCGTCACCCAGGCGGTCGCCAATATCGTTACTAA